A portion of the Shimia isoporae genome contains these proteins:
- the rpsL gene encoding 30S ribosomal protein S12: MPTIQQLIRKPRQPKIKRSKSQHLEQCPQKRGVCTRVYTTTPKKPNSAMRKVAKVRLTNGYEVISYIPGESHNLQEHSVVLIRGGRVKDLPGVRYHILRGVLDTQGVKDRKQRRSKYGAKRPK; the protein is encoded by the coding sequence ATGCCAACGATTCAACAGCTGATCCGCAAACCGCGTCAGCCTAAAATCAAGCGCTCCAAGTCGCAGCACCTGGAGCAGTGCCCGCAGAAACGTGGCGTGTGCACCCGTGTTTACACAACCACGCCGAAGAAACCGAACTCCGCTATGCGTAAGGTTGCGAAGGTTCGCCTGACCAACGGCTACGAAGTGATCTCCTACATCCCGGGTGAAAGCCACAACCTTCAGGAACACTCTGTGGTTCTGATCCGTGGCGGTCGTGTGAAAGACCTTCCGGGTGTCCGTTACCACATCCTGCGCGGTGTTCTGGATACCCAAGGTGTTAAAGATCGTAAGCAACGTCGTTCCAAGTACGGCGCGAAGCGTCCCAAGTAA
- the rpsG gene encoding 30S ribosomal protein S7, whose translation MSRRHAAEKREILPDAKFGDKVLSKFMNNLMIDGKKSVAEKIVYNALDRVENKVKRAPVEVFHEALDNIKPSVEVRSRRVGGATYQVPVEVRPERREALAIRWLIGAARGRNENTMEERLAGELLDAVNSRGTAVKKREDTHKMAEANKAFSHYRW comes from the coding sequence ATGTCACGTCGTCACGCCGCTGAAAAACGCGAGATTCTGCCTGACGCCAAGTTTGGCGACAAGGTTCTGAGCAAGTTCATGAACAACCTGATGATCGACGGTAAGAAGTCGGTTGCGGAAAAGATCGTTTACAACGCGTTGGATCGCGTTGAAAACAAGGTCAAGCGCGCCCCCGTCGAAGTGTTCCACGAAGCACTGGACAACATCAAACCTTCCGTCGAGGTTCGCTCTCGCCGTGTGGGTGGTGCCACCTATCAGGTTCCGGTCGAAGTGCGCCCCGAGCGCCGTGAAGCCCTGGCCATCCGTTGGCTGATTGGTGCTGCACGTGGCCGCAACGAAAACACCATGGAAGAACGTCTTGCAGGCGAACTCCTGGACGCTGTGAACTCGCGCGGTACTGCTGTCAAGAAACGCGAAGACACGCATAAAATGGCCGAAGCCAACAAAGCCTTCAGCCACTATCGTTGGTAA
- a CDS encoding DMT family transporter: protein MAVLTDNTKGALLMMCSMAAFTFNDTCVKLLGPEVPLFQMLFLRGVASSLMIWGLARALGALRWRIPRRDWGLVALRTVAEVGAAYFFITALYHMPIANVTAVLQVLPLTVTLGGAMFFGEAVGWRRMSAILAGFIGMLLIVRPGPEGFDIYAGYALAAVFFVTVRDLSTRRMSAEVPSMTVTLVASLGVMGFAGVASLGVEWVALDARQIGLIGGASVFILGGYLFSVMVMRVGEIGFIAPFRYTSLLWALLLGLVFFGNWPDPITFLGCAIVVGAGVFTLLRGRKLDQEKSART, encoded by the coding sequence GTGGCGGTTTTAACGGATAACACCAAGGGCGCACTTTTGATGATGTGCTCGATGGCGGCGTTTACGTTTAACGACACCTGCGTAAAACTGCTGGGGCCGGAGGTGCCGCTGTTTCAGATGTTGTTTCTCCGCGGTGTGGCCTCAAGCCTGATGATCTGGGGCTTGGCGCGGGCCTTGGGGGCGTTGCGCTGGCGGATTCCGCGGCGCGATTGGGGGCTGGTGGCCCTGCGCACGGTGGCCGAGGTCGGCGCGGCCTATTTCTTTATCACGGCGCTCTATCACATGCCGATTGCCAATGTGACGGCCGTTCTGCAGGTGCTGCCGCTGACGGTGACGCTGGGCGGCGCGATGTTCTTCGGCGAGGCTGTCGGTTGGCGGCGGATGTCGGCGATTTTGGCGGGCTTCATCGGCATGCTGCTGATCGTGCGACCGGGGCCTGAGGGGTTTGACATTTACGCTGGTTATGCGCTGGCGGCGGTGTTTTTTGTGACCGTGCGAGACCTGTCGACAAGGCGTATGTCGGCGGAGGTGCCTTCGATGACGGTGACGTTGGTGGCGTCACTCGGCGTCATGGGCTTTGCCGGAGTGGCAAGCCTTGGCGTGGAGTGGGTGGCGCTGGATGCGCGGCAGATCGGGCTGATCGGTGGCGCGTCGGTGTTCATCCTTGGCGGGTATCTGTTTTCCGTGATGGTAATGCGCGTAGGTGAGATCGGGTTCATCGCGCCTTTCCGCTATACAAGCCTGCTATGGGCGCTTTTGCTGGGGCTGGTGTTCTTTGGCAATTGGCCCGACCCAATCACATTTCTGGGCTGCGCGATCGTGGTCGGTGCCGGCGTGTTTACACTCTTGCGTGGACGCAAGCTGGATCAGGAAAAGAGTGCGCGGACGTGA
- the fusA gene encoding elongation factor G, with protein sequence MAREYTLEHYRNFGIMAHIDAGKTTCSERILYYTGKSHNIGEVHDGAATMDWMEQEQERGITITSAATTTFWERTEDGKTADTPKHRLNIIDTPGHVDFTIEVERSLAVLDGAVCVLDANAGVEPQTETVWRQADRYKVPRMVFVNKMDKIGADFFNCVNMIEDRTGATAVPIAFPIGAETELEGLVDLVTMEEWLWQGEDLGASWVKAPIRDELKDLADEWRGKMIENAVEQDDDAMEAYLEGEEPDVETLRKLLRKGTLSLSFVPVLGGSAFKNKGVQPLLNAVIDYLPSPLDVVDYMGFEPGDETEERNIARRADDEMEFSGLAFKIMNDPFVGSLTFTRIYSGTLSKGETVLNSTKGKKERIGRMMMMHSNNREEIEEAFAGDIIALAGLKDTTTGDTLCDPKGPVVLETMTFPDPVIEIAVEPKTKGDQEKMSQGLQRLAAEDPSFRVETDLESGQTIMKGMGELHLDILVDRLKREFKVEANIGAPQVAYRETISKAIEHTYTHKKQSGGSGQYAEVKMEIMPTEAGEGYSFESRIVGGAVPKEYIPGVEKGIQSVMDSGPLAGFPVIDFKVALIDGKFHDVDSSVLAFEIAARMAMREGMKLAGAKLLEPIMKVEVITPEEYTGGIIGDLTSRRGQVSGQEPRGNAVAIDAFVPLANMFGYINTLRSMSSGRAQFTMQFDHYDPVPQNISDEIQAKYA encoded by the coding sequence ATGGCACGCGAATATACGCTCGAACATTACCGTAACTTCGGTATCATGGCGCACATCGATGCAGGTAAAACAACCTGTTCCGAGCGCATCCTGTATTACACCGGCAAATCCCACAACATCGGTGAGGTGCACGACGGTGCAGCCACCATGGACTGGATGGAGCAGGAACAGGAACGTGGTATCACCATCACCTCCGCTGCGACGACCACTTTCTGGGAGCGCACCGAAGATGGCAAAACTGCTGACACGCCCAAGCACCGTCTGAACATCATCGACACCCCCGGCCACGTTGACTTCACCATCGAAGTTGAGCGTTCGCTGGCGGTTCTCGACGGTGCTGTCTGTGTTCTGGACGCCAACGCTGGTGTTGAACCCCAGACCGAAACCGTGTGGCGTCAGGCTGACCGCTACAAGGTTCCGCGCATGGTGTTCGTCAACAAAATGGACAAAATCGGCGCTGACTTCTTCAACTGTGTAAACATGATTGAAGATCGCACCGGTGCAACCGCTGTTCCGATCGCATTCCCGATTGGCGCCGAAACCGAGCTGGAAGGCCTGGTTGACCTGGTGACCATGGAAGAGTGGCTGTGGCAGGGCGAAGACCTCGGCGCGTCCTGGGTCAAAGCACCTATCCGCGACGAACTCAAAGATCTGGCCGACGAATGGCGCGGCAAGATGATCGAGAACGCCGTCGAGCAAGACGACGACGCGATGGAAGCCTATCTGGAAGGCGAAGAGCCCGACGTGGAAACCCTGCGCAAACTGCTGCGCAAAGGCACCCTGTCGCTGTCCTTCGTTCCGGTTCTGGGCGGTTCCGCGTTCAAAAACAAAGGTGTTCAGCCGCTGCTCAACGCTGTGATCGACTATCTGCCGAGCCCGCTCGACGTTGTTGATTACATGGGCTTTGAGCCCGGTGACGAAACCGAAGAGCGTAACATTGCCCGTCGTGCAGACGACGAAATGGAGTTCTCCGGCCTCGCGTTCAAAATCATGAACGACCCCTTCGTTGGTTCGCTGACCTTTACCCGCATCTACTCGGGTACCCTGTCCAAGGGCGAAACCGTTCTGAACTCGACCAAAGGTAAGAAAGAGCGCATCGGTCGTATGATGATGATGCACTCCAACAACCGTGAAGAGATCGAAGAAGCGTTTGCAGGCGACATCATCGCGCTGGCGGGTCTGAAAGACACCACCACCGGTGACACGCTGTGTGATCCGAAAGGTCCTGTGGTTCTCGAAACCATGACCTTCCCCGATCCGGTGATCGAGATCGCAGTTGAGCCGAAGACGAAAGGCGACCAAGAGAAAATGTCTCAGGGTCTGCAGCGTCTGGCAGCCGAAGACCCGTCCTTCCGCGTGGAAACTGACCTGGAATCCGGTCAGACCATCATGAAAGGCATGGGCGAACTTCACTTGGACATCCTCGTGGATCGTCTGAAGCGTGAGTTCAAGGTTGAGGCCAACATCGGTGCACCTCAGGTTGCTTACCGTGAGACCATCTCCAAAGCGATCGAACACACCTACACCCACAAGAAACAGTCGGGTGGTTCGGGTCAGTACGCTGAAGTCAAAATGGAAATCATGCCGACTGAAGCGGGCGAAGGCTATTCGTTCGAAAGCCGCATCGTTGGTGGTGCCGTTCCGAAGGAATACATCCCGGGTGTTGAAAAGGGTATCCAGTCGGTCATGGACTCCGGTCCGCTGGCAGGCTTCCCCGTGATCGACTTCAAAGTTGCTCTGATCGACGGTAAGTTCCACGACGTGGACTCCAGCGTTCTCGCCTTTGAAATCGCAGCTCGTATGGCAATGCGCGAAGGCATGAAACTGGCCGGCGCGAAACTGCTTGAGCCGATCATGAAAGTGGAAGTGATCACGCCGGAAGAATACACCGGTGGTATCATTGGTGACCTCACCTCCCGCCGTGGTCAGGTGTCCGGTCAGGAGCCTCGTGGCAACGCTGTAGCCATCGATGCATTTGTGCCTCTGGCCAACATGTTCGGTTACATCAACACTTTGCGTTCGATGTCTTCCGGCCGTGCCCAGTTCACCATGCAGTTCGATCACTACGATCCGGTACCGCAGAACATTTCGGACGAAATTCAGGCGAAATACGCCTAA
- a CDS encoding GTP-binding protein encodes MAKEKFERSKPHCNIGTIGHVDHGKTTLTAA; translated from the coding sequence ATGGCTAAGGAAAAGTTTGAGCGCAGTAAACCGCACTGCAACATCGGCACCATTGGTCACGTTGACCACGGTAAAACCACTCTGACGGCAGCGAT
- a CDS encoding putative rhamnosyl transferase produces MDSKDMQVIGVCRFSYPALGGFQVEHETAEDRMAFLYAPERMEERFRLFEAFTLPPLRAQTDPDFTFLVIVGDTMPDAYRARLEQLLADIPQTVVAAYPPAPHRDIMKVAINAVRRESKHHCLQFRMDDDDAVNIRFVERLRERVNDVHTLIRRNKNVAIDFSQGYIASAGPEGIKGKPTMEHLWTAGLAMTVSPKSDITILNFGHSKMGKFMPVVSFAGEDMFIRGHNDFNDSRQKGAKPLNLPLLDAEDEAHFKRVFNIDADHVRALFS; encoded by the coding sequence ATGGACAGCAAGGATATGCAGGTCATTGGCGTTTGCCGGTTTTCCTATCCGGCACTTGGCGGTTTTCAGGTCGAGCATGAAACCGCAGAGGATCGCATGGCTTTTCTCTATGCCCCTGAACGAATGGAAGAACGTTTTCGTCTCTTTGAAGCGTTTACGCTGCCCCCTCTTCGCGCCCAAACCGACCCAGATTTTACTTTTCTGGTAATAGTGGGCGACACGATGCCTGATGCCTATCGCGCCCGTCTCGAACAATTGCTCGCTGACATCCCTCAAACTGTGGTCGCGGCTTACCCGCCCGCGCCGCATCGGGACATTATGAAGGTGGCAATTAACGCTGTGCGCCGCGAAAGCAAACATCATTGCCTACAGTTTCGAATGGATGACGACGATGCGGTAAACATCCGTTTTGTCGAGCGCCTGCGCGAACGCGTGAACGACGTCCACACACTGATCCGACGAAACAAGAACGTCGCCATTGATTTTTCGCAAGGCTATATCGCCTCCGCCGGTCCCGAAGGAATAAAGGGCAAGCCGACGATGGAGCATCTCTGGACTGCTGGCCTTGCCATGACCGTGAGTCCTAAGTCGGACATCACCATCCTCAACTTCGGCCACTCCAAGATGGGGAAATTCATGCCAGTGGTCAGCTTTGCAGGCGAAGACATGTTCATTCGCGGCCACAACGATTTCAACGACAGCCGCCAGAAAGGCGCAAAACCATTGAACCTGCCGCTACTGGACGCCGAAGACGAAGCCCACTTCAAGCGTGTTTTTAATATCGACGCAGATCACGTCCGCGCACTCTTTTCCTGA